A genomic stretch from Lentimicrobium sp. L6 includes:
- a CDS encoding GWxTD domain-containing protein, which yields MNRFLKFFGFLLIMATLVSCSQSNKLNKYNTAKQYVDEFPGRMMQQQVFHVNDSLSELSIRVLPSLIPNLKSNQLEIYSYMTLTYAVYTSMNKKDVIETDSYKLSELLAFDQIQNGVAQIKIPLPLVQNSNYVILVSLQDPVNKSNYLKFLRIFKTEDAAENYRVLDENNEISWFPWLEYGKQVRIQYRYTGAKVLHLSYIKPQFSPAKPPYSNLEQVEFSKPEIFEGFDLGLQDGLSSLIQLPKSGVYKIHAKKDDLAGKTIVQFYDDFPSVSSDAQKVFALRYLNARKEFSMMLGDDPAHTINEFWYFEDRTKERSQEMMKTYYARMLRANRIFTTYKEGWKTDRGMIFMIYGPPDHVYQEQASEVWEYGPDADYNDLKFVFNIVNTPLIDKEFVLERSESYKSSWYQLLDHWRNQ from the coding sequence ATGAATCGATTTCTTAAGTTTTTTGGTTTTCTTTTAATCATGGCCACTCTAGTTTCTTGCTCTCAAAGCAATAAACTCAATAAATATAATACAGCAAAACAATATGTTGATGAATTTCCAGGTAGGATGATGCAGCAACAGGTGTTTCATGTAAATGATAGCCTGTCAGAACTATCTATTAGGGTATTACCATCATTAATTCCTAATTTAAAGAGCAATCAGCTGGAAATATATAGCTATATGACTTTAACTTATGCGGTTTATACTTCCATGAATAAAAAGGATGTGATAGAAACGGACTCCTATAAGCTTAGTGAATTATTGGCTTTTGATCAGATCCAAAATGGAGTGGCTCAGATAAAAATTCCACTTCCTTTGGTGCAAAATTCCAATTATGTGATTTTGGTGAGCCTTCAAGACCCAGTAAATAAAAGCAATTATTTAAAGTTTCTGAGGATTTTTAAAACTGAGGATGCCGCTGAGAATTATAGAGTCTTAGATGAGAACAATGAAATATCTTGGTTTCCATGGTTAGAGTATGGAAAGCAAGTCAGAATACAGTATCGGTATACAGGTGCTAAGGTTCTTCACCTAAGTTATATAAAACCACAATTTTCTCCAGCAAAACCACCATATTCCAATCTAGAACAAGTGGAATTTTCTAAACCAGAAATTTTTGAAGGATTCGATCTTGGTTTGCAAGATGGTCTTTCTTCTTTAATACAATTACCAAAATCTGGAGTTTATAAAATCCATGCAAAAAAGGATGATTTAGCAGGAAAAACCATAGTGCAGTTTTATGATGACTTTCCATCAGTAAGCTCCGATGCTCAAAAAGTGTTTGCCCTAAGATATTTAAATGCCAGAAAAGAATTTTCAATGATGTTGGGCGACGACCCTGCTCATACCATTAATGAATTTTGGTATTTTGAGGACAGAACAAAGGAGAGGAGTCAGGAAATGATGAAAACCTATTATGCCCGAATGTTAAGAGCGAACAGAATCTTTACTACCTATAAAGAAGGCTGGAAAACAGATCGAGGAATGATATTTATGATTTATGGTCCTCCAGATCATGTGTATCAAGAACAGGCCAGTGAGGTATGGGAATATGGTCCTGATGCCGATTATAATGATCTTAAGTTTGTGTTTAACATCGTGAACACGCCGCTAATAGATAAAGAATTTGTACTGGAGCGCAGTGAAAGCTATAAAAGCTCTTGGTACCAGTTATTAGATCATTGGCGAAACCAATAG
- a CDS encoding T9SS type A sorting domain-containing protein has translation MKRYIIKIIIIIFLVNLIPPTTSAQDLSEELHEKYWWYRHRFRQYFIDIGAGEGKSLVASRHKWRGQNISVGDQTIKLGWYMGVLALESYQLEAEVDEFNDMTLTELYYALQTYERLDMCEDKAPWNQTAEHDGFFMRHDVSLTDGTYGLGYGNGPFNFDMSNFNQGIDPSIDHYTKAVPGMPFYADRFWADNKSVPPSYEEQKFEEMSIDQAAALLMGLALVKKFAPDGFVWFYNTETGYNMPFNFRQCAKTNALKIAEHLREGATDGLELLEEDNIWWSLAVANSVIPATPAHPEFYGVQNWVVKNPHGDKVGREAWNARFIRYGVKKAVEEITGETFNQQTGNGASIWEFIAVLQDFSFWIGPYYSRIILANLAVVGDSWDHSLGPIQLRRTPGVIYRLLKKTKEDVRTDHELFYGLLWSALHITEWEDNYRKIQEHDYIERIESILASAPLCGPYNYSWKGNGIEQNIPFDFDGCDDCLLPNMAPPGWRAGNRFQNGPEEFKSGINDSHGIYNGIDYMMMYLLYRRYQMWHLGEHNGYAYFRNMVYSNVEQSYPFENNGTDFGTIQNPANLRTFETMNYNGSIGSASNETGSLNLIAGHKIKLTPGFHVYQGSSFSAKIEEYNCFEISNSKSSFRDNNYIKPINNDLGVMYQSKLDSDNKTAAIEIHNNSNIVLYPNPAKTEIKIACDIDTDQMIYKIFNQQGQYLFEGKLYQNKGINVNDLSNGFYYIEIFNKKGIAFREKFIVKH, from the coding sequence ATGAAAAGATATATAATAAAGATAATTATAATTATTTTTCTAGTAAATCTGATTCCTCCAACTACATCTGCTCAAGATCTTAGTGAAGAACTGCATGAGAAGTATTGGTGGTATAGACATAGGTTCCGGCAGTACTTTATAGACATAGGAGCAGGCGAGGGTAAAAGCTTAGTAGCATCGAGGCATAAATGGAGAGGACAAAACATTTCAGTTGGAGATCAGACTATTAAATTAGGATGGTATATGGGAGTTCTTGCACTGGAGTCATACCAACTAGAAGCTGAAGTGGATGAGTTTAATGATATGACATTGACAGAGCTTTATTACGCTTTGCAAACATATGAGAGATTAGATATGTGTGAAGATAAAGCCCCATGGAACCAAACAGCAGAACATGATGGTTTTTTTATGCGCCATGATGTGTCTTTAACTGATGGAACTTATGGCTTAGGCTATGGTAATGGCCCATTTAATTTCGATATGTCCAATTTTAATCAAGGTATAGACCCTTCAATAGATCATTACACAAAAGCTGTACCAGGAATGCCATTTTATGCAGATAGATTTTGGGCTGATAATAAATCTGTACCTCCTTCATATGAAGAGCAAAAGTTTGAAGAAATGAGTATTGATCAGGCAGCTGCTTTATTAATGGGTTTAGCTCTAGTAAAGAAATTTGCCCCTGATGGTTTCGTATGGTTTTATAATACTGAAACAGGTTATAATATGCCATTTAACTTTCGACAATGTGCTAAAACAAACGCGTTGAAAATAGCAGAGCATTTAAGAGAAGGTGCAACTGATGGATTAGAACTCCTTGAAGAAGACAATATTTGGTGGTCTTTGGCCGTTGCGAATTCTGTAATACCTGCCACCCCTGCTCATCCTGAGTTTTATGGAGTGCAAAATTGGGTTGTGAAAAATCCTCATGGAGATAAAGTTGGTAGAGAGGCTTGGAATGCTAGATTTATAAGATATGGTGTTAAAAAGGCTGTGGAGGAAATTACAGGTGAAACATTTAATCAACAAACTGGAAATGGAGCTAGTATTTGGGAATTCATTGCTGTTTTACAAGATTTTTCATTTTGGATTGGCCCTTATTATTCTAGAATTATTTTAGCTAATTTAGCTGTTGTTGGTGATTCTTGGGATCATTCATTAGGTCCTATTCAACTTAGAAGAACACCTGGTGTAATTTATAGACTTTTGAAAAAAACTAAAGAAGATGTTCGTACAGATCATGAGCTGTTTTATGGATTACTCTGGTCAGCTTTGCACATAACCGAATGGGAAGACAATTACCGTAAAATACAAGAACATGATTATATTGAAAGAATAGAGAGTATATTAGCTTCCGCTCCATTATGTGGGCCTTATAACTATAGTTGGAAGGGAAATGGAATTGAGCAAAATATTCCTTTTGATTTTGATGGTTGTGATGATTGTTTACTTCCAAATATGGCACCTCCAGGATGGCGAGCAGGAAATAGGTTTCAAAATGGTCCAGAAGAATTTAAATCAGGAATAAATGATAGTCATGGTATTTATAATGGGATTGATTATATGATGATGTATTTACTTTATAGAAGGTACCAAATGTGGCATCTTGGTGAACATAATGGTTATGCTTATTTTCGGAATATGGTTTATTCTAATGTTGAACAATCATACCCTTTTGAAAATAATGGAACAGATTTTGGTACTATTCAAAATCCAGCAAACTTAAGGACTTTTGAAACTATGAATTATAATGGAAGTATCGGAAGTGCTTCAAATGAAACTGGTAGTTTAAATCTTATTGCTGGTCATAAAATTAAGCTCACACCTGGGTTTCATGTATACCAAGGCTCATCTTTCAGTGCAAAAATAGAAGAGTATAATTGTTTTGAAATCTCTAATAGTAAATCTTCTTTTAGGGATAATAATTATATTAAACCAATTAACAATGATTTGGGTGTTATGTATCAATCAAAACTTGATTCTGACAATAAAACTGCAGCCATTGAAATACATAATAATTCAAATATTGTATTATATCCCAACCCTGCTAAAACTGAAATAAAAATTGCTTGTGATATTGACACAGATCAAATGATTTATAAAATCTTCAATCAACAAGGTCAATATTTATTTGAAGGTAAACTATACCAAAATAAAGGAATTAATGTTAATGACCTATCAAATGGTTTTTATTATATCGAAATATTTAATAAAAAAGGCATAGCATTTAGAGAAAAATTTATTGTAAAACACTAA